TTCTGGGTCCCATGAGGAAGGGGCGAATGCTTCCCCCTGCACCTCAAGAAATCCCCAGAGATTCCCACTTTGAAGATGGAGAGAATCGTTATTCAACTGGATCAACGGATGGGGATacaaaggagagaaagggagccGGACAAAACCAGACATGCCAGAAAGAAGCTCATGTGACACCACAAAATAAGAGTTATGTGACCGAGCTATCTCCTGAAGCAGTAAACATGGATAAACTGGGGAGTCAAAGAATGGAAAACAACACAGTTTCACAGAAAAAAGACAAGCATGTTGACAAGCAGGATGTGACCGAAAAAAAGCctgtcagaaaacaaaaaaaaatgaccagAGGTATTAAGGGgctaaaaaagaaagacaaggaaAAAGACAAACCACCTACAGAACAGAAAGTGGACTTTCCAGAACCTTTGGTAAAAGCTCACCAAGCTGCTTATGCTTTTTTGAATCCTAGCATAAACAAATATGACGATTTACTAGGACTTTTGGAACAAGCAACCCAAACACAGGTTTCTGTGCAGACTATGGTTGCTTTCATGGCTCTACGCTATGAGGAAATAATTCAGGGTCTGGAGGAGATGGCCGACGAGggagaaaaagttttaaaagaaaatggagaACATCTTGCTTGGCCAAGTCAAATGAAAAACCTCTCATCTTCTCCACCTTTGAAGTCTGGCTCTGCTAATATTGAGCCCCCACCGGATTTGTTGCAGCAGCTGCTTCAGTACACCACACAGAGAATGCAAAATGTCAGCCAGACTGTGGGTGGAATAGGAGAGTCTGCTTTGGAGGAGGCAGTGGAGTACTTTGCGTCTGTCTCAGAACTTTTAGAGGAGAAACTGAAACTCAAACATGCAGTAGAGACTAGGCTAATGCGACTTTTATCTCGCATTGAAATGGCGTCTCTGCGCAAGCCTGGGCCAGAGGACTCTGCCCTCTTTAGTGAGGACAGTGGTATTGGGGCTGAGAGCGAATCCCTTGCTGGATCTGAAAGACGCCATAGACGAGAGAGCTGTGCGTCCACTGGGACAAATAGAACTAATCCTGCCAGTCCTATGGGATATACCTCCATGACCATTAGGCAAGGAGTATCAAGACAAAAGCTTGCAAGTAAAATAAGtcccagtgtttctctcacctCGCTCAACTCGTTAGGTTCTACATGTACCATAATGGCTAACTACCAAAGAGACTCATTGCTAGGATCAGTCTCCTTAGATTATGGGGAGGAAgatgacaatgatgatgatgatgatgatgatgatgaggagatGGATAGAGGCATGGGAGGTGTAGGCTTTAGACCGCGATCAAATTCTTCACCTGTAGACCGTGAACCACAACAACCACGCCGCCTACCACCAAAGCGCATTGAGAATCCTCAAAATGTCGAAATGActctcaaaatgaaaaatgcaataaGTGGTAGGATAAAGTTTGTCCCATCACAGAATGCTAGTGCCAAAACAAAGATAGTTGGCAGTCCAAAAACCAGTAGACACCAGTGGACAGAGGATGAGGAACAATCTCCAAAGAGGCCTCAAACTACAGCACCTCGGAAGGCAGTGGTAAAAAAGACCCCAGTGGGTAGGGAACAACGTTCACAGTCAGCAGAATCCCTGCGGAAGAAAGGTGAAGATCCTACTCTGCTTGAACTAGAAAGGACACAGAAGGATTTAAACCAGAAGATACAGAGGATGAGTAAAAGCAAGGCATGTGGAAGCAAAGCAGGTGGAAAGACTGCTCCATCTAAGCCAAATCAAGGAACGTCACCAGCACAGTCTCCAGCAGTAATTCCCAAACATCCCTTGCTTCCAAAGAACAGCAATCCCCAACCACTTGATGACAAAGCAGGCCTCATCAGGAGCAACAGTAAAAAACATGAGGTAGCCAGTGATGTAGAAGAAGATAAACTTAAGGACAAGAAAACATCCAAGGGTCCAGTAAAAGCCACCCCACCCCCAAGCCCTCCTGCATCACCACGACCATCTTCGGGACTTTACAGAGGCAGGAACTCAGTCAAAAGACTGATTGATACCTTCAGCCAAGGAATAGAGGATCTAGAAGGTCCTAAAGTTCTGGGGCCTCTCAAAGGAGTACGAAAGTGTGGTGTTCCTGTGTTACCTGGTTTAGGGAATGTAGAAGCTGTGTTAAGCACTGGAATAACCAGCTGTAGACCGGAATCTACTTCATCTGAGAAAGCCAATGATTTAGATCTGGATAgtcttcctccacctccactGGAAGTATTATTGGACAATTCCTTTGAAAGCGCCCAGAGTCTTTCAACTGGTGGAGCAGATGACGGGGTTATAAAAGTTGGAAAATCACCTGTATTAAAAAGGGCTGCTGTATCGCATCGACTGAGGGCCTCAGTTAATTCAGGGACAGTGCTGCCAAGTAAAGGAGGCCTGCCACAAGCTTCCAAGGTTATTTCCCTTGCTAAAGCAGATCAACAAGACACATCTGCTCCGTCAAAGTTCAGGCAACCAGATGTCAAACTGGAGGCAGACCAAGGAAAGGAAAAGGATTCCTTATACCAGCAAGGCAGAAAGAGTATACATCTAAGACACTCTTCTGACtcacagagatcttcaacaggttACGTATTAACAAATCAATCTGCCAGTCGAGAAGAATCAGCAGACATACAAGATGGTGGCAACCTTTCAGTGCCTAGATCTAACTCCACAGTGTCTACAGTGCCTCCTTCTTCAGTGATCAGGAGCCAACAACCTGCCACCCCTCCCATGTATAGAGGGCGAATGTTACCCTCCACACCTTCTACACCAAGTAGTCTACATCGAAGACTTCCCAGTCCCCATAACTTCAAAAGGCAACCTACTCCACCCTCTTCAGCTAGCCCCCCTGTTAACAGGAAACTCACCACACCACCAGTAGTTCAAGAGAGGCTCCCCAGCCCACCTGTCACAAAGCAGAATATTTTAAACTCAAATTCATCCTCCTCCTACCCTTTCAAAGCACCATCTCCACCAGCTTCGCCAAAAGTACAAAGATGGTCAAGAGAGAACAGCAGTGAAGACTCATCTAATGCACGGATGATCAGTAATGCACGTTCAGTGTTCTGCCCTGCATCCCCATCCCTGTTTGAGGCCCATCCTTGTCCAGTTCCTCGACCCCCTCAAGCATGGACCTCTACTGGGGTCTCTTTTCTCTCACGTTCTTGGGGGAGTCGTGGGAGGTTTCCTGTATCTGTTCAAGGACCTCAACCCTTCATCCGACGTAGCCATTCAGACCGAAGGCCAAGTCTAAATCTGCCACCAAGATCACCGGGCATCTCAGTGGCTGAGACTTGTGGAAGTGAGCCTGCCATATGCTCACAGGGGTGAGTGTTTACCATCTTTCTATGTTATACATCCTAAATCCGTTATTGTGGCTTTTAGTTCAATCTTTTGTAATAGCTTATTTTGCAGGTACCTTCATTTCatagtaatagtagtaattTGCTGGTGTTAACTGGTTAACTCTTAGGAAATTTCCCATAATGAGCAATATAAATTGGTACCAATTACAGTGTAACATCTTTAGTTTAGTTGATATGTACCCACAAATTGGATTTTCttctgaaagaaaaataatttgctGGTGTTAAATGGTTAATTCTTAGGAAATTTCCCCTTATGGGCAATATAAATTGGTACCACTTACTGTGTAACATCTTTAGTTTAGTTGATATGTACTCacaaattggatttttttctctGAAAGAACCAGTAAAACTATAGCAGTTAtataacaaatagaaaacaGTAGCCTATGCATTTAGGTGGATTTTATAAGATACAGTTTATAGGCAAAACTCCGTAATAAGAATGAAAGGAGATTCTTAACAATTCTTTAACTGACAAAGATTAACATGTTCATTTGTAAGTGCAATGCTTCACAATTGTCTAATTATGTTTACCTGTAACTTTAAACCACTCTGGaaattttttgtagttttgtttgtCAAACGGCATATGTGTATATTAATTGTTTGAACCTCCATGGGCAATTAGCTACCAGCTGTATCACCTGGCCATTTTCACTATAAGCAACTGCAGTTGCCTTAaataatatatcaatattatttaatataaaaagtatCGAACTGACTTGACAATGCTGTTGTATCACATTGACAAGATTTTCATTCAATGATCTTTAGTGCTAGACAAATAGACATAAAGATGATATGCTCCCAAGATATTGTGGGAGTACATCAAGGATAAGAGAATACTTGAATTGTAGATACAGCAGCTAGAGACTATCACACACAATATAAAGGTTATAAATCTAGTCTTTTTCATCTCTCTGCATTTAATTCCGTTCACCATGTtccatacattttaaatgttatcaAGGGTTATTGGTCACAACAGTCTGTAACACTGTAAATCTCATTTTAAGCGAATGTTTAATTTCAGGGTTGGTCCCATACATGATTTCTTCCAGAGTAACTGAGTGAACTGAGTCACTTTACAAATTAATCTCGGTCATGCACCCTTCTTGTTTATAACTGACTTGGCCGAATTCCATAATTGTGATTGACAACAATCTTCATACATTCTTACAGGTTGGACGATGAACCAACCAGGGACGAAGAATTATGGGGGAGCCAATCAAACCTCAGAGCTCAACTACGCTCTGCATCACACCCGGACCTGTGTGTTGTTGGACAGGCCTTGCACTGAGACTCAAGGGCCAGTGGGATTATGGATTAGCAGGTTTTAGCAAGGATTTAACAAGACAGTGTTTACGCCACTGCGAAGAGAGGAAgagcaattttttttccccactttgCCGCGGATGTTTGTAATAcgttgtttgttaaaaaaagtgcGCATTTTGCATGCATACTTGTGCACATACACTATCTGcataattatgtttttgaatttctttgtgaataataTGACTCTAAGAGGGAAAAACATATTATACAGCATTTAATGTTTACAATATATGgaactcatttcctggtttcATAATAAGACTACATATACAGGTGATGAATCCTGCTTCACACAAGGTTGCATTTATTTACGTTCAGTTCACTTAGTTCATAAGCGCCatcttaaaaatacaaatactatGTGGCGTCTTGGTAACTAAACGGTTAAAGATGTACTTTCTCAACTTTTATCAAtttatgaaagaaagaaaacgttc
Above is a genomic segment from Etheostoma spectabile isolate EspeVRDwgs_2016 chromosome 20, UIUC_Espe_1.0, whole genome shotgun sequence containing:
- the pcare1 gene encoding photoreceptor cilium actin regulator is translated as MGCSPSKGNHFGILGPMRKGRMLPPAPQEIPRDSHFEDGENRYSTGSTDGDTKERKGAGQNQTCQKEAHVTPQNKSYVTELSPEAVNMDKLGSQRMENNTVSQKKDKHVDKQDVTEKKPVRKQKKMTRGIKGLKKKDKEKDKPPTEQKVDFPEPLVKAHQAAYAFLNPSINKYDDLLGLLEQATQTQVSVQTMVAFMALRYEEIIQGLEEMADEGEKVLKENGEHLAWPSQMKNLSSSPPLKSGSANIEPPPDLLQQLLQYTTQRMQNVSQTVGGIGESALEEAVEYFASVSELLEEKLKLKHAVETRLMRLLSRIEMASLRKPGPEDSALFSEDSGIGAESESLAGSERRHRRESCASTGTNRTNPASPMGYTSMTIRQGVSRQKLASKISPSVSLTSLNSLGSTCTIMANYQRDSLLGSVSLDYGEEDDNDDDDDDDDEEMDRGMGGVGFRPRSNSSPVDREPQQPRRLPPKRIENPQNVEMTLKMKNAISGRIKFVPSQNASAKTKIVGSPKTSRHQWTEDEEQSPKRPQTTAPRKAVVKKTPVGREQRSQSAESLRKKGEDPTLLELERTQKDLNQKIQRMSKSKACGSKAGGKTAPSKPNQGTSPAQSPAVIPKHPLLPKNSNPQPLDDKAGLIRSNSKKHEVASDVEEDKLKDKKTSKGPVKATPPPSPPASPRPSSGLYRGRNSVKRLIDTFSQGIEDLEGPKVLGPLKGVRKCGVPVLPGLGNVEAVLSTGITSCRPESTSSEKANDLDLDSLPPPPLEVLLDNSFESAQSLSTGGADDGVIKVGKSPVLKRAAVSHRLRASVNSGTVLPSKGGLPQASKVISLAKADQQDTSAPSKFRQPDVKLEADQGKEKDSLYQQGRKSIHLRHSSDSQRSSTGYVLTNQSASREESADIQDGGNLSVPRSNSTVSTVPPSSVIRSQQPATPPMYRGRMLPSTPSTPSSLHRRLPSPHNFKRQPTPPSSASPPVNRKLTTPPVVQERLPSPPVTKQNILNSNSSSSYPFKAPSPPASPKVQRWSRENSSEDSSNARMISNARSVFCPASPSLFEAHPCPVPRPPQAWTSTGVSFLSRSWGSRGRFPVSVQGPQPFIRRSHSDRRPSLNLPPRSPGISVAETCGSEPAICSQGLDDEPTRDEELWGSQSNLRAQLRSASHPDLCVVGQALH